The following coding sequences lie in one Arachis hypogaea cultivar Tifrunner chromosome 4, arahy.Tifrunner.gnm2.J5K5, whole genome shotgun sequence genomic window:
- the LOC112796725 gene encoding uncharacterized protein, whose protein sequence is MRSLRILAVARKNGQIKILSPVSGDLHATISSSSDLDLQSDVVSLHLFAKANLKLSTRVNNLALPIQLDGFKFRHPLPLYALPHFLFIFGVLVFGGNFDINQALTFCPRYLEGIETRFNRPPRVDDRPDGNYNKHVDSLFPQMGNSKGAFTVFELSPMEKKQAHRYVVLNCPYVKPFIDDFKDFIRRRSKGRRPSNVEIEKRVNKDFVTWFPTQLMNPDVMNTMHEDLRYLARGPSRYAKRFSTFSINGFSFRTTNRDNGLKTQNSGVFLMSSTPCVASASDANVRNADLSYYGKLEDIIELNYNGRFQVTLFKCKWADTTREWGCRKDSWGFTSVNFSRVIHSGDREEDDPYIEASQARMVYFVNDEVNKDWSVVVHLKPRDSYDMGEMKMKKHARMSHG, encoded by the exons ATTAAGATTTTGAGTCCTGTAAGTGGAGATCTACATGCAACAATTTCAAGTTCTAGTGATTTGGATCTTCAGTCTGATGTTGTTAGTTTGCATTTATTTGCAAAAGCAAATCTGAAGCTATCTACAAG GGTCAACAACCTAGCCTTGCCAATTCAGTTAGATGGCTTCAAATTCAGACATCCACTGCCACTGTATGCTCTCCCTCACTTCCTGTTTATATTTGGTGTT TTGGTCTTTGGGGGGAATTTTGATATTAATC AAGCTCTTACATTTTGCCCTCGATACTTAGAAGGGATTGAGACAAGATTTAATAGGCCACCACGTGTTGATGACCGTCCGGATGGTAATTACAATAAACATGTTGATTCGCTTTTTCCACAAATGGGTAACTCTAAGGGAGCTTTCACAGTATTTGAGTTGTCACCTATGGAAAAAAAACAAGCACATCGCTATGTGGTTCTAAATTGTCCATATGTCAAACCGTTCAttga TGACTTCAAAGATTTTATACGAAGAAGATCTAAGGGTAGAAGGCCATCAAATGTAGAGATAGAAAAAAGAGTCAATAaagattttgttacttggtttcctACGCAG CTTATGAACCCAGACGTTATGAATACTATGCATGAGGATTTGAGATACTTAGCAAGGGGTCCATCACGATATGCCAAGAGGTTTTCTACATTTAGTATCAATGGGTTCTCCTTTCGAACTACCAATCGAGACAATGGGTTAAAAACCCAGAATAGTGGAGTTTTCTTAATGTCTTCAACTCCTTGTGTTGCTAGCGCTAGTGATGCTAATGTTAGGAATGCTGATTTGTCATATTATGGCAAATTAGAAGATATTATAGAACTAAACTACAATGGCCGATTTCAGGTTACTTTATTCAAATGTAAATGGGCTGACACCACTAGAGAATGGGGCTGTAGAAAGGATAGTTGGGGTTTTACTTCTGTTAATTTTTCACGAGTAATACACAGTGGTGACCGAGAGGAGGATGATCCATATATTGAAGCCTCACAAGCTCGAATGGTGTATTTTGTCAATGATGAAGTGAATAAAGATTGGAGTGTTGTCGTGCATTTGAAGCCAAGAGACTCATATGATATGGGGGAAATGAAGATGAAGAAGCATGCGAGAATGAGCCATGGTTAG